In Rhea pennata isolate bPtePen1 chromosome 8, bPtePen1.pri, whole genome shotgun sequence, one genomic interval encodes:
- the LOC134143729 gene encoding LOW QUALITY PROTEIN: ATPase family AAA domain-containing protein 2-like (The sequence of the model RefSeq protein was modified relative to this genomic sequence to represent the inferred CDS: inserted 2 bases in 1 codon): MAKTLQSSIAFDQGKLPYAIESHWNGQQKKTKIKKRQMAKNLRSSVAFDQGKLAYAIESHWNNSGGKGFERNGKDPKKTGTDVADPVAPVQIDGSVRFDGVGGLSDHISALKEMVIFPLLYPEFFERFKLRPPRGCLFYGPPGTGKTLVARALANECSQGDRRISFFMRKGADCLSEWVGESERQLRLLFDQAYKMRPSIIFFDEIDGLAPVRSSHQDQIHSSLVTTLLALMDGLESRGEIVVIGATNRLDSLDPALRRPGRFDREFLFALPNKEARKEILKIHTRAWSSKPLDAILEELAEKCVGYCGADIQSLCAEAALCALRRHYPRXYTSRQKLQIDIAAIEVAARDFAEALRKIAPASQRAVASPAQPLSAVCKPLLQRTLERLLKALQRVFPQAALALKKDQQPDGANPILGNGCMYSHEASPSGFAEELFHQTASPQKETFLHLNRDAYCQPTCYRPRFLIAGEPGCGQSSHLAPAVIHALEEFAAYTLDLPALFVSSTSPEERCAQLIREAQRTAPSILYVPRIHVWWEAAGVTLRATFTTLLENIPAYAPVLLLATSDVRHAELAQEVRDLFSEAYGEVFHVQLPDEEEGRKFFEDLLLNQAAQPAASKRKAACQEHGVQPAASPPEPRLPAEEQMKQFEEQAEETLPAGPLPSHTPFPSAVSSRKRRSNASPSVSLAEKRRRFPSSEENETHIYLRQLLSAAAGITKKFSIFHREKLHVMLSQCIYRHRQDDDKTQLIEEMKKEIGTFLGAN; encoded by the exons ATGGCAAAGACCCTCCAAAGCAGTATAGCCTTCGACCAAGGCAAACTGCCATATGCTATCGAGAGCCACTGGAAT GGTCAACAGAAGAAGACGAAAATCAAGAAGAGGCAGATGGCAAAGAACCTCCGAAGCAGCGTAGCCTTCGACCAAGGCAAACTGGCATATGCTATCGAGAGCCACTGGAAT AACTCTGGGGGAAAGGGATTTGAGAGAAATGGCAAGGATCCAAAGAAAACTGGAACAGATGTGGCTGATCCAGTCGCTCCAGTGCAAATAGATGGCTCA GTGCGGTTTGATGGCGTGGGGGGTCTCTCTGACcacatttcagctttgaaagagATGGTCATTTTCCCGTTACTTTATCCGGAGTTCTTTGAGAGATTCAAACTGCGACCCCCAAG AGGCTGTCTATTCTATGGCCCACCAGGGACTGGAAAGACCCTGGTAGCTCGGGCACTTGCTAACGAATGCAGCCAAGGCGACAGGAGAATTTCCTTCTTCATGAGGAAAGGCGCTGACTGCCTGAGTGAATGGGTGGGAGAATCTGAGCGCCAGCTCCGTTTATTATTTGA CCAGGCCTACAAGATGCGGccttcaattattttctttgatgagATAGATGGTCTTGCCCCTGTGCGGTCCAGTCACCAGGATCAAATTCATAG TTCTCTTGTCACAACGCTTCTGGCGCTTATGGATGGCttagagagcagaggagagattgTGGTCATTGGAGCCACCAACAGACTCGACTCCCTAGACCCTGCTTTGCGGAGGCCAGGTCGTTTTGACAGAGAGTTCCTTTTCGCCTTGCCCAATAAAGAG GCTCGAAAAGAGATTCTCAAGATTCACACGAGAGCCTGGAGCTCTAAGCCGCTGGATGCAATTCTTGAGGAGCTGGCTGAAAAATGTGTTG GATACTGTGGAGCCGACATTCAGTCTCTCTGTGCTGAAGCTGCCCTCTGTGCTTTGCGCCGACACTACCCACG ATACACGAGTCGACAGAAGCTGCAGATAGACATCGCTGCCATTGAAGTAGCAGCAAGAGATTTTGCGGAGGCTCTGCGGAAGATTGCACCAGCTTCGCAGAGGGCTGTGGCTTCGCCCGCGCAACCGCTGTCAGCCGTTTGTAAGCCACTGCTTCAGAGGACTCTGGAGAGACTCCTAAAAGCGTTACAGAGAGTGTTTCCCCAGGCAGCGCTTGCACTAAAGAAGGACCAGCAGCCAG ACGGTGCAAATCCTATCTTAGGAAACGGCTGCATGTATAGTCATGAGGCGTCACCTTCAggttttgcagaggagctgtttCATCAAACGGCCAGTCCTCAAAAGGAAACGTTCCTTCACTTGAACAG AGATGCTTACTGCCAGCCCACGTGTTACAGGCCAAGGTTCTTAATAGCTGGAGAGCCCGGATGCGGGCAAAGTTCTCACCTGGCTCCTGCAGTAATACACGCGCTGGAGGAGTTTGCAGCTTACACGCTGGACCTGCCGGCTCTCTTTGTTAGTAGCACGTCGCCTGAAGAAAGATGTGCACAG TTGATCCGagaagcccagaggacagcgCCAAGCATCCTTTATGTGCCTCGTATCCACGTATGGTGGGAGGCTGCTGGCGTCACACTGAGAGCTACGTTTACAACGTTATTGGAGAACATTCCAGCATATGCTCCAGTTTTGTTGCTTGCAACGTCAGATGTACGTCACGCAGAGCTCGCCCAAGAG GTCcgagatttattttctgaggcTTATGGAGAAGTTTTCCATGTCCAGTTGCCGGACgaggaagaaggcagaaagtTCTTTGAGGACTTGCTTTTAAATCAAGCTGCTCAACCTGCTGCCTccaaaaggaaagcag CTTGTCAGGAACACGGCGTACAGCCTGCAGCATCTCCACCGGAGCCTCGactgccagcagaggagcaaATGAAACAGTTTGAGGAGCAAGCAGAGGAGACATTGCCAGCAGGGCCTCTACCTTCCCATACACCCTTCCCAAGTG CTGTATCAAGCAGAAAACGCAGAAGCAACGCATCACCGTCAGTCAGCctagcagagaagaggaggagattcCCATCCAGCGAGGAGAATGAGACTCACATCTATTTAAGG caactgctgagtgctgctgctgggataACAAAGAAGTTCAGCATCTTTCACCGGGAAAAACTACATGTTATGCTCAGCCAGTGTATTTACCGGCATCGACAAGACGACGACAAGACTCAGTTAATAGAG gaaatgaagaaggaaattggAACGTTCCTTGGTGCCAACTAG